Part of the Leptospiraceae bacterium genome is shown below.
CCATGTTTAAAAGTTCTAAAGTTTTTGCCGTATTTTTCCATGAAACTAACTATCAGGTTGTTGACTTCTGATCCTGTCTGAGAGAACCCTGCTTCATTTAGTAATATCGAATAGATGTGACCTTGGTGAATAACAATACTGTTTACCGCAGAAGCAATCATAAAACTAAAAATATAACAAAGAATAAAGACTAACGGCATGTTAGCCCCTTTAATTTTTTCCTCTGTAAGACCGCTTGTTTCCATCCAGACTGTGCCGAATACTTTCGGGTTGTACCATATAAATCCCATTATAAGAGGGACAAGTGCTGCTAATGCAAAAATTAATAAATTTGGAGTCATAGGGTATCAAATAAAAATGTAAAGTATAAATGTCAATGTAATAAATAAAGAATTCTAATTCCGAAACTAACCAGTAAGATTCCAGAGAGAATGTAAATATATTTTAAAATATGCGGTTTTAATGCTGGTTGAATTTTTACGGCGGTAAAAACCTTCAAAAGATCCGTACTAAGAATACCCAAAAGCACGCCGGAGAAATAGAGAGCCAAATCAGGATTTTCCGCAATATTTTCTTTTGCAAAGGAGACTACTCCTATCCAGACAAAAAATACAAATGGATTTACGAAATTTACTAGGAATCCTTTCGTAAAACAGGAGATATAGTGGAGAGTAATCATTTCCTTCTTTTCATCTAAAATAGTTGTAGGTTGTAGAATATACTTCAATCCCAGAAAAATTAAAAGTAGTCCACCGATCAGAGTAATCCAAAATATGGACGTAGGTTGGTATAAAAAAGCTGTTACTCCATAATAGCAGAGGCTAACATAGATTATATCACTTACAATAATTCCGAGAGCAGCTAGTATTCCTGCTTTTGTTCCTAATTGTAGACTTACCCCAATTAGTAAAAAAAAGACTGGACCGATAAATATAATCATTCCAAGTCCAAGTAAGTATCCATCTAGAAAATGCAATGGGGTTAATACCTTATACCGAAACGATACAGAAAAATGGAAAAATGCAAGTTAATGAATTTAAATTTTGCAGAGCGCATTAGGTCTCCCATCCTAAACAACTGTAAATTTATACAATATATTTTTTAGAATTAGACCTGTTGCTAAATTAAATACGTATGTTGTTTTTGTCTCTCTGAGCACGGGCGAAATTCCTTGGTCTTTTTATTTTAAAAACTCACCTTACGCAAAATTGGTTATTTATGGAAAGAAGGAAAATCTTGAGAATATTAGAAACTGCTAATGAATTAATAGCGATATCGTAAGGTGAGTTAAAAAAATATTAAATAGGGTAGTATACATTTGATTTTATTGAATCTTAATTACTTGACATAAATTGCTAAGATATCACACCAAGAATAGGAGATTTATGAAAAACTTGCAAATTCTAGGTTTGGTATTCGCATTATTAATTGGCGGATATACTTATAAAAAATACAGAGTGGCGCCATCCATTCTTTTTCCGGAGATTGATGTTATAAATACCGGAAAAGAAATTACAAAACTCCCTAATACAAACGGCAAATTACGAATAGTCTCTTTTTATGCTAGTTGGTGCCCCGATTGTAAAAGAGAATTTCCAAAAATGCTTTCTGCGAGTAATAGTGATTTATCGGATGCAGAATTTTTTGCGATTACGGATGAAGGTTATGATAAGATGATGTCATTCAAACAGAGCTCAGGTTATCCATTTCAGTTTTATACTCTTCCAAGTTCTTTTGATGAATATAAAATATTTGCTATACCCACTACTTATATATTAAATTCTAAAAATGAAATTATTTATAGCAAAGTGGGAGAAATAGACTGGCAAAACGAAAAGTTTTTATCTGAAATTAAAAAATAACTTTTATCGGATATGATAGGAAAACTCTAAAGAAACCCTTCTTATCAAAGGGCTTTGGGAAATAACGTATAATTTTTTTTTCTTTTGTTAAGATACTAAGTTGCACTTGGAATTGATACTATGAACTCCGATCCTTTATTTATTTCTGATTTAATTTGAATTGATCCTTTATGGTCGGTTATAATTTTATAAGTAATGGAAAGACCAAGACCAGTTCCTTTTCCCGGATCCTTAGTTGTAAAGAAAGGCGTACTAATTTTTGCCATATTTTCCTCGGAAATTCCTACGCCTGTATCTTTGATATATATTAATAGGTTTCCATTTATTGACTCTGTCGAGATTTGTATATCTCCTTCATTTTCGATAGCTTGGATCGCATTCGTTAAAAGATTTAAAAAAGCTTGGTGTAGTTTACCGCCATTACCCAGACAAACAACTGGATCATATGTATATTTTTTCCTAACAGTAATATAATTTCGGATTTGTCCTCCGAGCATAGCTAAACAATTATCAATGACATCATGAATATTAATTTTTTCATCATTTACATCGATAGAGCGGCTAAATTGATTTAACCCCTTTACTATAGCCGATGATCGATTAACTCCTTCTCGAATTAGTTTAAATAATGGAGATAAATTTTCTACATGGTTTTTAAAATGTTCTTCTAAATATTCCTCAACGGAATCAATGCCAGCCTTAATAAAGTTGAGCGGATTATTAATCTCATGCGCTATCCCGGCGGCAAGAATACCTACAGACGCCATTTTTTCTGTTTCAAGCATTCTGCTTTGGTTATTTTTTAAAGTAGTCAACGCCAATTCCAATTCGGTTGTCCGTTCTTTAACTAGTACGGAGAGTTCTTGGTTATAAACTTCCAATCTCTGTTCGTAGTCATGTCTTTCTATTTCTGCAGAAATCCGGCCGGAAAATATTTGAAACAGTGTCACGGCATTTGCATGATTTTTGATTTCCCTTTCAAACAACGCGACAATTAACCCCATAACTTCGCCCTTAGAATTATGCAGAGGTGTTCCTATGTAAGCATCTATATTCATATCAACAAGAAGTTGATCTTTAGGAAATGTAGCGCAGACTCCGGTGGGATAACAGCAAACAGAGTCATCGGCAACATTTGCACAAGGAGTATCGGATAGAGAATAAACCATGTTAGGCGCATTTTCTCCTCTGGCAACCAAGGTAATAGTTCTAGATTCATATTTATTTTTATCTACCATTGCTATAAATGTATAATCAGCATTTATTGCACGATTTAACATTTTAGTGATACGATCTAAAAATTCAGTGCCATATGTGTTGGAAACACCTGCAATAATATCAGATAATTGGTTTTTCATTTCCATAGTATTCCTCTACAAATATTCATGTATTCAGATTTATTTTCCAATCCTCCTATTCCTATATTTACAAGTAAATCTTAATTTTATTGTACCGTTAATTTGTAGAGGTCATAAATATTGTTTGCATTGGGTAATTTGTGAAAGTAAGTTGAATATTGTGATACTTACTGGAGTGGCATGCGATGTTTAACCCTAAAATACTTTACGTAGATGACGAAGAAGAAAACTTAATCAGCTTCCGATTTCTCTTCAAAAAGTACTTTGACATTCAAATAGCAAAATCTGCTAAGGAAGGTCTAGAAATACTGGAGAGTGACACTATTCATATAGTAATTTCAGATCAAAAAATGCCTAAAATGTCCGGCGTGGAATTTCTCAAACAGGTAGCTAAGGATTTTCCAGATACAAGTAGAATCTTATTAACTGGATTTGCGGATATCGATTCAATCATGGATGCAATTAACTTAGGAGAAATTTATCGGTTCTTTACTAAACCATTTCAAAAAGAAGAAATGCTTTCATCATTGAACAATGCGATGGAAGTTTACCGACTTCGAAATCAAAATCAAGAATTATTAGAAACGTTAGTAGAAAACAATTACCGTTTAAGTATTTTCAATGAAGAACTCGAAAAAAAAGTAGAAGAACGAACTGACCATCTAACCAAAGCATTAAATGAAATTAGTGAATTGAAAAACCAACAAGATGGTGATTACTTTTTGACCTCCCTTTTGATTGGTCCATTAGCTCGAAATTCTGTGAATAGTGATAAATTTCAAATTGAATCCTTCCTAAAACAAAAAAAAGAATTCTGCTTCAGAGGTGAAAAGGGAAGTCTCGGCGGAGACATTAATATAGCGCATAAAGTCAAACTTATGGATAAATCCTATATTGTAATTCTAAATGGAGATGCTATGGGAAAATCTACGCAAGGGGCCGGCGGCGCAATTGTTCTTGGTACTGCATTTGAAGTTATCATGGAGAGATTGCGAAGTTTTCAATGGGGGAAAAATCTAATGCCTCAAGAATGGCTTTACAATGCTTACCTTGAACTAAACCAAGTATTTCAAACATTCGAAGGATTAATGATGGTTTCTATGATTTTAGGAATCATTGAAGAGGATAATGGCAACTTTCACTTCATCAATGCAGAACACCCAAAGCCGATTTTATACAGAGATAAGTATGCAAGTTTTTTGAGCCCAGAACCAAATTACAATAAATTGGGGGCGCCCAATTTTATTTCCCAAACAATACCAATTTCGATCAGCCATTTTAAATTGAATCCTAGTGATATTATAATTATTGGTTCCGATGGAAAAGACGATGTAGTTGTGGGAACTAACGTATTAGGTAACCTAATTATAAATGAAAACGAAAATCGTTTTCTGACCTGCGTCGAAAAATCGGATGCAGATTTGAAGGAAATATTTAAACTTCTCCAAAAAGACGCTGAGCTTATGGATGATGTTTCCTTTATAAAAATAACATATAAAGGCTAAAATTTGTGAAACTAAGTTTTCCATTTTTTTATTTCGCGGCTTTGTCCAAAGTTAATTAGATTCAGCGGTTAATGAATACTCTTTTAAAAGTAATTAAAATGTTGCCTGAAAATCAATCATCAAACGCCTACCTTCACGAATATAATCAAACGGGTAGTTTGCTCTCTGAACTAACGTTTGATGAGAGTTGAATACGTTTGTTACATAAAATCCTAACTGCATATTTTCAATAAACTTATATGAAATTCGAAAGTTTACACTAGTCCAAGCATGGACAGTTTTGGGTCTATATTGGGGGTATACATTTGCGTTTGAGTAGGAAATTGAATCAGGAACTGATTGACGAGTGATTGGGTCAATTTCTCCTAGGTCACTTCTTCTCCTCGCTACAGAACCTTGTCTTTGGACGCTAATTGAGCCAATCCATTTTTCATAATTCACAGCTATTCCAGCGTTAGCAGTGCTAGCTGGAGCAATGGTAACTTCTTTGGGATGAGTTGATTTATTTCCATCTAAATTATTGTCTAAAAACCTATAGAATCTTGAATAATTTAAAAACGTAGAAAAATACTTAAATGATGTGAGTAATTCTGCTTCTATTCCGCGGGTTCCAATTGTATAGGCATTAATAATTGAATTATCGGTACCACTGTAGTCTATCGCATTTTCAAATCGAGTATTGAATCCATTTATCCGAAAATTGTAATTTCCGGTAATTGTCCAGTCTATTCCTATCTCTGCTGTTTTAATTACTTCCGGACTAATTTTTCTTGGATTGTTTGAGCCACCTACGTAAGTATTTACTCCATAAAGTTCACCGGGGGAGGGTTCCCTAAATGCCCTGCCTACCATCCCTTTAAATGTAAGTCTATCGGAAAAGAAATACACAACACCAACCCTTGGACTGGTTTTTCTGTATGTTTTCTTTTCATTTGTCACAAAGGGAGGACCTAAAAATTGACTAGGTATATCGGTTGTCGCTATACTTTGATCTGTTGGGTTAACGCTTGTTAGCCTTGCAGTGCCAATCCAGTTTTTATAGGGTTGATCAATTC
Proteins encoded:
- a CDS encoding DUF1761 domain-containing protein, giving the protein MTPNLLIFALAALVPLIMGFIWYNPKVFGTVWMETSGLTEEKIKGANMPLVFILCYIFSFMIASAVNSIVIHQGHIYSILLNEAGFSQTGSEVNNLIVSFMEKYGKNFRTFKHGAFHGILFGIFLVLPVIATNALFERKGFKYIAINSGYWIVCLAIMGGIICEFG
- a CDS encoding TlpA family protein disulfide reductase gives rise to the protein MKNLQILGLVFALLIGGYTYKKYRVAPSILFPEIDVINTGKEITKLPNTNGKLRIVSFYASWCPDCKREFPKMLSASNSDLSDAEFFAITDEGYDKMMSFKQSSGYPFQFYTLPSSFDEYKIFAIPTTYILNSKNEIIYSKVGEIDWQNEKFLSEIKK
- a CDS encoding GAF domain-containing protein produces the protein MEMKNQLSDIIAGVSNTYGTEFLDRITKMLNRAINADYTFIAMVDKNKYESRTITLVARGENAPNMVYSLSDTPCANVADDSVCCYPTGVCATFPKDQLLVDMNIDAYIGTPLHNSKGEVMGLIVALFEREIKNHANAVTLFQIFSGRISAEIERHDYEQRLEVYNQELSVLVKERTTELELALTTLKNNQSRMLETEKMASVGILAAGIAHEINNPLNFIKAGIDSVEEYLEEHFKNHVENLSPLFKLIREGVNRSSAIVKGLNQFSRSIDVNDEKINIHDVIDNCLAMLGGQIRNYITVRKKYTYDPVVCLGNGGKLHQAFLNLLTNAIQAIENEGDIQISTESINGNLLIYIKDTGVGISEENMAKISTPFFTTKDPGKGTGLGLSITYKIITDHKGSIQIKSEINKGSEFIVSIPSAT
- a CDS encoding SpoIIE family protein phosphatase: MFNPKILYVDDEEENLISFRFLFKKYFDIQIAKSAKEGLEILESDTIHIVISDQKMPKMSGVEFLKQVAKDFPDTSRILLTGFADIDSIMDAINLGEIYRFFTKPFQKEEMLSSLNNAMEVYRLRNQNQELLETLVENNYRLSIFNEELEKKVEERTDHLTKALNEISELKNQQDGDYFLTSLLIGPLARNSVNSDKFQIESFLKQKKEFCFRGEKGSLGGDINIAHKVKLMDKSYIVILNGDAMGKSTQGAGGAIVLGTAFEVIMERLRSFQWGKNLMPQEWLYNAYLELNQVFQTFEGLMMVSMILGIIEEDNGNFHFINAEHPKPILYRDKYASFLSPEPNYNKLGAPNFISQTIPISISHFKLNPSDIIIIGSDGKDDVVVGTNVLGNLIINENENRFLTCVEKSDADLKEIFKLLQKDAELMDDVSFIKITYKG
- a CDS encoding LysE family transporter codes for the protein MHFLDGYLLGLGMIIFIGPVFFLLIGVSLQLGTKAGILAALGIIVSDIIYVSLCYYGVTAFLYQPTSIFWITLIGGLLLIFLGLKYILQPTTILDEKKEMITLHYISCFTKGFLVNFVNPFVFFVWIGVVSFAKENIAENPDLALYFSGVLLGILSTDLLKVFTAVKIQPALKPHILKYIYILSGILLVSFGIRILYLLH